The Neurospora crassa OR74A linkage group V, whole genome shotgun sequence sequence GTCAATCCGTCGCTCCATAATTCCACCGTAAACCCTTGCCGAGAGTGGATTCTACCCCGGTTTCCACTTTTACTCGACTCTACTAGCGTCACCGGCTTCTCTTCACCTGCATCGCACCAGTCTCCATCCAACCTCGCTCAGCTGGGcgctcatcatcttctttcctcttctcggACCTTTTCATCCAACTGAACTTCGAACCTCGTTCCCCGTCACAAGGAGCTCCCCGTCAAAAGCTCCCcgtcaagaagctcaagctcAAGCTGAGGACACCGGTTTCAAAGGTTTTACGTATATACATTACATGTCTTGGCTGTCGGGTACGTCTTTCGGCATTTATCAACTTGACCATTTCCCCTTAGTTTTTGTTGGTTCGGTCAGTCATGTCTCCAGGTCTCGTGCATCATTTCAAGAGTTCCTCGAATCTCTCTTGGCGAAATTATCCCGTTCAATCTACGATACCCGAAGGCGAACAAGATTGTACTTTATGCGGCAAACCTCTTCCGTGGAGGCCCCTGGGGACCAACTGTTGGCGAttttggtggtgggcggTTCAACAGGGGGGGCTTCAGTCCCGACATCATGACCACGGTATTACGTCGCAAACCGCTTGACATCTTGCATATACGATCCATTGGACCTGTGTCTTTGGTCCAGAGCTTGCTCGGACGAAGGAGCGTTCTTTGTTCGGCATCAACAAACGCCTCTCGACGACAGCCGAATGTAAAACATGAACGCCATGGCTACGCCATCCCCAGACGCCGCTCccgcgaagaagaaaaaagaaactcCCCACGTTTTGCAGCCGGCAATTTCCATGAGATCGCAGGGCGCCCATGTCGTTGCTTGAAGTACAGTACAAATTTTGGTGGTTTACATGATCTTCCCTTCCTTGCGAGCGGCAGTTGCCGTCTTGACATCTTCCTTTGATCACAGAAGTACCCCATATGAGCAAAAAAAGCAAGATGATCCTCCAACTCCATTTCATGCGTCATATGCCAAATCCCCCAGACGCTTTCACAGCCAAGTGGTACTCCTCCATCATCCCTGAAGAAACATGATCAGTACATCTCTCTCTGACCTTCGAGTGATTGTCAGCTGTAAGAAGACGTAATTCCCTGCTGCTCAACTGAAAATCATCACTCAGCTGTGCGTGAGTGCTTATCGTCCATTGTTGACGCAGAAGCCACCGCAGATCTGGGGTGGGAAGTGCGTCGTTCCATCATCTCAAACTCCTGCACAGCAACTTCTTCGGTTACCTGGTCACGGTTCGTTTGTAGCTTGGCCATGATATACTTGTAGGCTCGATAAATCCATGGCTTCCGACCAACCGGATTGATGGTCCAGTATTGCTTGAGATGGTAATCATGGGGCTCGACTCCGGTAAGGGTTGAGATAATCCAGATCAAGCCGTTTACGATAATGTATGTGAAAAGACCCCTTTCGAGAGCGTGTCAGCTTTGTCAACGGGCGTTCATGAGGTTCAGGGGACTCACGCAATGAGGCCATATGCGACACTGTAACTGAAAGGGATAAACATGATCGTGACAAAGGAGGGAATGGCATCTCCAGCATAATTCCAGTTGATACTGTAAATTTGCCGCACCATCAGGAAACCGATCTACCCCATTCCCGTCAGTTAGAACAAAATATCAAGGGGAAAGAACGTGTTCTCACCAGGATCAAGGCCGGTCCAGTCGCCCATGGCGGGATGCCGGAAAAGAAAGGCGCAAAGAACACCGCGGCCAGGAAGCATAATCCAGTCACAATCGCCGCTATTCCAGTTCGGCCACCCGACTGGGCTCCGGCGCCACTTTCAACAAAAACCGTAACAGGAGATGATCCCAGAAGGGCTCCCATGGAGATACAGAAAGCGTTGGTGCAATATGCAATGGTGGAGCCGGGGAAGTCGGGGTCAGGTCCCTGGAGTCTGTAGGTGTATCTCGCCAGTCCCTGGAGCGTTGCGGTGCAGTCAATCATGTCAACGTAGAGCATGGTTAGGAGAGCAACAACGAAGTTGCCCTGATGCGGACCAAAGTCAAATCGCAGCTGAGACATGTCAAATCCCGTCTTGCGCACTCCGACCATGCTGGAGAAGTAATCCCACTTGTTCTGACCAACAgaattataaggaaagaaggtCACGGATGTCGAGCGCCTTGATTGTGCGATGGTCAGTCTTGATCTTGCTTTGGTGGAGCTGGAGGCACCTACGGGATAGACATAAGAGTGACGAAGAGTACACCTATGCCGATGGAATATTTGTTATTGAAGCCCATCAGAACCGTTGGTAAAATACCCCCTCCAAGGATGCCGAGCCATAACTATTGCTTGTCAGATTAACGAAGAAACTCGAGCGGTCAGGTCGCATTACCTTCGGGTCCGCAATGGCGCTCACACCAGAACATTGGCCCTGCTGGTCGGGATTGCTGCAATCAGCAAGCGAGATGGGCACAACGTCTCCACTGGTGATAAGACCAAGTCCAGTGTTGTTCGCCAGGCCAGTCAGGGCAAGAAACAATCCAATACCACAGACGCCTGCGACTTTCATAGTGCTCGGAATGATTCTGACAAGCCAGTGACGAAGGCCGGTCAAGGaaaggatgatgaagatccAGCCCTCGAGAAACACGGCTGTGAGAGCAGAACGCCAGGGTAGCAAGCCGCTTCCTCTGATGCCGATGACCTGATACGCGAAGTAGGAGTTGAGGCCCATGCCAGGTCTGTTCTATTGTGAGCGATCTTGGACCATGTTATAGGACGTTGTTCACAACTTACGCCACAGCCACAGGCATATTGGTCATCAAGCCAAACAGGATGCAAGACATGGCCGAAACGGCGGCAGTCACTGCGACCATGTCGCGCCGAAGTTCTGAGTATCCGTCAATACTACAAACTCGAGAGCATAGCAAATGCGGCTTCCTACTGACCTTCGATGCATGCTTGGTAATCCTGACCACAGTTGGGCCTGCCCTTATCCTCCCCCCTGCAGCTACATTCATACCCCGATGAGGCGATCACAGCCGGCTATGATGTTCGAGTCGTCAGTCAAAGAGGTCTTTCTAACCTTGGACGAAAAGGCACGTACATTAGCAGCCAGAACGTATAGCATAGCGGAAAAGGTGATCAGTCCGGCGCGGATTTCGGTGCAGAAGTTCGCATCTCTGATCTCCTCAGCCTGAAGACGATCAGATAACCAGTCAGCTTATGTTCAGGAAACTGGAGAACAAACGTCGAGGGATACGAACATGGCCTGATCCACGCAGGCGAAAAAAGCGACCGACGTAGGTGCTGCTAACCTTGCGGTTGACAGAATCAACCCCGCCATTGATCGCTTCGGTCGCGTAGGCGAAGCCGCGGCGAAAAATAGAGCGGCGAGGGGTATCGGGGATCTCGTCTGGGTTGTCCGACAGGCGGACTCCGGTGGTGCCCACCATTTGTCTGAGAGCGGTTTGGACTCTGCGGTCCACTGGACAGGTAGGGTTAGTCGCGGTTGTCTGAAGGGACTTTGACGAAGTATTGCAGTGCTTTGCAATACTCGCGGCGTCGCGCCGGTAGAGGAAAGAAGTATGGAGATGGATAAAGTAAGTTGAAGGAGAGTGACGGTGACACTTGAGGCAGTATTGAACTGTGCCACCAAGGAGAAGATTTGGACGAAAAAAGGGAGGTTGCTTTAGTTGAGGGAAAGCGAAGAGGAGAATGAGTGGACTCGGCAACCTGACACGCCGTGAAAATTGCGGGTAGTAGGTTGGGAGACGCGTATTGTAAACCTTCTGGGGAAGGAGCAACTGCCCAGTACCGTGTGGGTACGTACTTCCCTTCTGCCTTTCCGACTTCGGAAAAGTAGGACAGTGAGTATCCGATATCTCTGGAGCCCAAGACTTCTTGCGCACATCAAGATAGGGGActtgaaagaaaagaaatatcATACTTGTGAATGTCGTTGTCACTTGACAACAACCAGGGGATTTTGGGAAGTTCGGTGGCTTGTTGATCTGGGGATGAGTGTGAGGTGATGTATGCTGAGCAAAAGCTGGTCGAAAGATAGCAGTCGGGAGAACAATCGATTTGCTTACGagagataggtacctagttgtAAGTGAAATGAACACGATCAACACAGCCAACCAGAAGGCGCCTCCCACAGATTGTTTTCTCTCAAGTCCAAAGATCCGGTTCTGGGACAACGATGTTTGTTGGGTATCTGCCAGTCCAGTGAAATAGATGGTACCACCACCTTGACACATCTTTATGCCTTTAATGATCCGTCAGGGGAGAAGTTGTTGTTATGATCCTGTGACAATTTTCATTTTGGGATCCGGGATTTTGTAAGGACTTACGCAATACGCCCCATCAAATGGATTTATTGAAGAAAGTGTCTTGGGTTATGTCCTTCACCTAACGAGAGTCAAAAATATCATGCATCAAGATCTCACAAGCTTGAAAATCGACTCGTCTTACCCTTGTCCCTGAGACGGAAAGTCAGTTATGTAGTGTGAGGTCGCAATCCGGCCGCTTGGGATATCGATGTCTTTGAATCCTCACCCACATGTCTCACAAACGACTGGCATACAGCCTCGCTTTGATTTTGAGGCTCAAAGCTCTCATGCATGTATACTTTCCGACATGGGCTTTCAGGCTTTTGGTCAAAAACGTTGTTCAAGGGCTATAAGTCCTGAGGATTCCGCTGGCTCCCTCTACAATCTAGACCAAAGCCCAGCTGTAACTTTAGCACATATGAATCTTCCAAAACATCATCAACTGCCACTCTGTGGTATTCCTGAGCCACAAGGTCACAGCAAATTTGCCAAGGGTTCGTTACGCGATCGGTACAAGTGGCCTTCAGTTGTCTTTGAATAGCGTTACTTCGGCCGCTACCATGAGGCACTGCGCATTCTGGCTTCCACTGGCCAGTTTTTGGATCGGTATTAGATGAGTGTAGGTTGAGGATCTCAACGGAGAGCCGGCGGAAAGGTTGATACGAGACATGCATATATCTCCTGTGTCAGCTACAAGGGTTGTTCATTGGTACTGGGTCACAAAGATTTTGATACCCAAACTCTGGACCAGTATGATGAATTATCAAGATGTGAGGGTCTTCAAGGTTGGCTTGATTCTTCGTCGAAGGGGCGAACGGCTTGGGCACATCCGAATGACGGAATTCGAATTCTCTGATGGACAAGATTTTGaggtgggaagaagaagtaatgAGGTTCGTCGAAATTGGCGGGCTCAATACTACCGGGGACAGTGGTGCCCGGCAAGCTTAGCGACTTTTATAGATCCCcacggaaggaagaagagatgtTGGCCAGGTGGACGCAGCCAAGGTTTCGACGTTGAGAATTGTTCGGTTTGTACAAGTACGTACCGTTACTGTGGGGTTGCCGTCATGTACGGTAATCTGCACGCCATTCACTGCAACCTGCCTACtgcggtagaggtacttttgGCACTCTGGTATGGGTGGGTTAGGTATCTGCTTACATAACATCCGCCTGCCCAAACAAGTCGCCAACTTCCTCCAAGCAAGAAGCATGAAGTTAAACATTTCAGGAATTACAAGCGGAAGACTTGAGGTACCAGTTGCACGAGAAAAAGACGCTTTTTGTGAATACTTTTCTATCTTACCATACCGGTTGATGTAAGATTGTAGGAGGTCTTTTTCTGGTGTTGGACCTCCCCCCGTCGTCTCAAACACACCGTACGGGAGGcgaaggggggggagggaacaAGACATGTCTCACTCTTTTTGTGTTAATTCCGAGCGATGGCATACAATATTTCAGAGTTCGTGGATGTGTTGAGACAATCAGCTAACTGATGCTTGCTTGACCTTTAGCCCAAGTTGCTGCGACAAAGATGATGGGCCATTGCTGATCAACATCTCCAACCAAACTACCACTTGAGCAGAAGAATTAGAACCTGCCTTTGGAGCCTTGAATTCACGCGATGCCATCCAGTAAACGGCTCAAAAGCCTCATTCCAGGACAGGCGAGATGTACTAGTCTGGAGGTGCCGGGCCAAATTCATCAGACTCTTCGTCCTCCCGCcggaggttttttttttttttttttttttttttggggtcAAAAAGATCAGATGAGCCgttccttccatcttctccggAAACATTGTTACGAAGACCGGTTTCCTCCTATCCGACGGGACCGAGCCAGAAAGGCATTCACCGCATCTAGAACACTTTGGCCGTTATCTTATTATTTTGCCCTAATTCTTTGCACAGTTCAGCGTTTCGAGAGGATCGTGACCTTCTCAAATCCTCTTTCAGACAGCCATGCACTTCATGCCACCGCCTTTTGATACTTGTCTGTCTGAACTGACATAACAAACACCCTTTTGTGATGTACTACAGATCACTTGAAGTCCTCAGCCTTTCCCCCATGTGTTGGACTTGGTCGCGCATGTGAATATcatcctttcttcttccttccgtAATACGAACCCGACACCTTCTCGGGAGCGTTTGCGCAAAGGACCTCATCTGATTTGGTTGCGCAGTTCCCTTTAGTCACATACCCCACTCTTACATCCGCCCAGTCGCGAACCTACGACTGCGAGCCTCAGAGACAGATCCTAAGATTTAGTCGAGCTTCACCGGGGAGTATTTCGCTCGCCACCCCATACAACAACCCAAAGAACGGCAGCGCCAGAACACAAGACCACAGCACCAAAGATTCCACAATACCACGTCGATGGCGGGTACCATTTCCCGATTCCTGCAACACATTTGAGATTATTCCCACCTTGGAAGCCGTTAACTCACCCTCGCCTCACCTTGCGCTTCAGGATGTTCGGAGTCGCCTGGGACGAGCAAACACAGCAGCGTCTTGCTGAAGAGACGCGCCTTGCTATAGAAGAACAGAAGATGAAGGAACTTGAACTTGGAAGCCAGGATGGCAGGAGTGTGATCGGATCGGCCATCACACGACGTTCCTCCTCCACAGCGGGCAAGTCTGGTCGCACGAGTCACTCAAAGGGTAGCGCTGTATCGAAGCTTAAGAGGGCCTTCCTAGGAGCACGTCTGTCCAACAAATCTGACGACAAGCCGCGACCAAGCTCCTACTACGCCCCCTCCTCGAGGCTGTCCTCCATCTTTGCCGAGAACAACTACATCATTTCTGGCAACTCTGACCAGTTGGTTATTCCTGATATCAACCACATCAACGAGAGTGGTGGGCTATCGAAAGTGCATACCGCGGAAGATCAACCGGCGGCGCCCGCACCGCCAAAGCAAATCCAAGAAAGCACCGCACTAGAAGAATTGGAGGGCTTGAAAACGCCCCAATCCAAGCCGCCAACTTTCGTCATTCACACAGCTCCTTCAACGCCGGAGGATGCTGAAAACCATACTTCTACTGATGACCCGCCAACTACAACACTGATCCAGTGGCTGGACGAAGACTCGTATATAACGAGGACAACCACTGTCACATACGAGCCTCGAGGCGACGCTGACGTGAATGATCAGGTAATCAAAACCACCATTTCAGCCGATCCCTCGCCCTTTTCAACAACCAAGAGCTCAAAACTCCGACCTTCGCCCCCCATTGTACGTCCTGCAGCACCAGCTGCGGATGATGCGGTTCCATCATTCTCGTCCCTTGTCGACAACTGGTTCACCGCTCTTCAGGGCCCCAGTAGAGCCGTCTTGCCGAGTCCTCCAAGCGCGAAGAATAATGACAAATCCGGCCCAAGCCGCGTCATCAGATCAGCCGAAGCTCACGATCCGACCTCAACCCAGGGCTTCCATCCAGTTTCCAAGGCCCCAAGTCTTCCCCTAAAGTCGCCCAAGCTCAGAGTAACCAACCCGGATGTCTGGAAACCACCCAATGATTGGGGATGTCAATCACCCACGGAGTTATTTCCGAAGGCCATTGAGAAGCAGGACAAACTCGAAGTTATCAAGCACGACCAAAAGAACAAGGATGTAGCTAGAATGCAGAAGGACGTTGAATTCATCGCCATTTCCAGCCCAAAAAAAGTTTTATCTCGCCTGACGCAAGGATTCGGCGAAACGTCCGACACCTCGCCACATCTTCAAGAGGAGCAAGATGGGAAGCGCTTGATGCTTTCGGTACTCTACGACATGTGCGGATCTACTGCGACGGTGGTGGACACGGCGAGCCAACCGGATCAGAGCGTTCCCTGCGCCGCTGGACAAAAGATCCTCGCCTTGTTTGAGTCTGAAGGTAAGCCTCCTTTGATACTAAATGCTTGCTGTTCTCTGCTAACCGTCGCAGCAACTGCGTCTTACCTAGCTGTGACTTTTTCGGAAGCCGCAATCACCCACCTCTCGCTCTCTCCGCTGCCCCATGAGCTATTCCCGAACGTACATCCTCTGTTTGCACCACCCAACAAGGCGTCCATCTCTTTCGCAGCCAACTCCTTCAACACAGTCTACTGCCTCTCACTGCCGTCACTGGTACCGGCCCATGAGATCCTCGAAGTTCTCAAGCAAATCCATCGCTGCCTCGCTCCCAACGGCATTTTGCAGCTAGTGCTGCTTGATCCCTTCCCAGTGGCAAGGAGACTCGGACCTCGGACAAGAAAGTGGTTCGAGAAGCACATCCTTTCCAATCTGCAGTCGCAGTCTCGCTGTGTCAGACCAAGTGCGATCTTCCCCGGGTTCTTGGAGGAGGCGCAATTCCGTGTCCGTGAGGAACCAAGCACCAAGATAAAGTTCTTGGCTATACCCCCGGATCCTACAGATATGTTCATTGAGGGTCAGCAGCGCATTCAGGAAGAGCTCCGAAGCGTCGTGGGCAGAATGCTTTGGCAGGAAGTCTGGGGCAAGATGGTGACTGGTGACGATAACTGGTGGGACGATCCCGAGTGCGTTGAGGAGTGTTCCAGGCTTGGGACCTTCTTTGAGTTCAGTCGTATTGAGGCTGTCAAAGTCACCGATGCTGAGGTTCTAGGAGGCTTCAGCGTCGGCTGCTGATGTTGAAGCACATGCTCGAGGTCGCAACTCGATTGATCTGACACATTCAGCTTGAGGGCTATATGGTAGTTACCTGGGAACATTGAGACTTGTTTTGCCAGTTCATTATTTGTTGTTCTGGGGACTTTGGGACCAGtgtcttctctttttcatGTTGACCGTACGCTTGCTTCAATCTTGCTTTTGCAAATGTCTTGATACCATGGTAAGCAATGTCGGTTATGGAAAGGTGTTCAGGATCGGTGTATCAGCTGATAAATATGAGAGAGAAAGAACGTACAGATGGAACTTGTCACTTGCTATGGAAACATACCGGATACAAGATTGTTGTATCTTTTCGATGTTTCAACAAGGCTTCATGTCAACATATTGTTGGAGGATCCTGTGTAGCAAATGTCCATAGTCAGATCAGGTTCAGTCTTGTACATCCTCGGACATTGATTTTCCTGATGTGCTTCTTCCATGTAAACAAAGCTTGACGTTAACAGATGCTGCTGGCCTTAACAAAGCCAGCGTGGACACTCCACGACCGATACTCGCCAGCAGTCATCAGCTTCTTGATATTATTCCCAATCAATCCAGTACACAATCAGTTTTCCACATAAGAAGAAACCAATCCCAGAAAAATGCTCTCAGGATCTTGAATAGCTTTCCAAGAAATCACACCTCCTAACTGAGCTAGCCCAGACCAACAACGCAGGCAAGTAgtataaccctaacccttggACAGCACGAAATTGATTCTTGGGTGGTCGGTCCATGGTCCATGGTTCATAAACCCAAAATCCATTCGCTTCTCAACGGTTACAGCCCCCGGGACGCACTACGGTTTAtaccttcccccccccccccccccccccctctccacTCCTTTATGTCCATCATGGTGCAGATGATCTGCTcaaggaaaaagggaaaaggggtaGATGGGAGGATGGTTATAAGCCGCGAGTACGCCTCCGGACTGTAACTTTctgattttcttttttttttgtacgTCTgcttggatgatggatgctAGGCAAAAGTGCCCTGTGGAGGAGTGGAGGAGTGGAACGATGCATGAGGCCTACTGCATGCAGTTTTGATGGCATGTTGGCCGAGGTGGTTGCATGTTGCATGTTGTGGTGTGAATTGAGAAGATTCTGACCAACCAAAGGGCTGGGAAAAAGAGGGGGAGCAGCTGGATGGGGAATAGCGGGAATTTCGACGAGGTGTGAGTTCGAGTCTCGTTCGGGACGGAATTTTAgtcttttttattcttttttggGCTTGTAAAGGTGTCAACATATCAACATGTTCCTCAATTGTGTCCTGGTCAATTTCGATATTAACCACCAGCATCTACGGTGTAAAAAGTCAAGCATAATCCAACCTCTCCTTAGTCCACCCCGGCTGCAAATACGTCCCATCAAACCTGCTCTCAAAAGACGATTCGACCGCGTACCTAGTGACCAACTCAACATCTACCTTTGCTCCCTTTTCCGTCTGCGCCCATACCGCGAGACCAATGACATTATCACCACCAAGATTCAATACGCCGGCGGGAACAGGAAACACGTTCTCCGAAGCAATTGAAGGGTAATACCTTCCGTACTGGTACCCGTTGACGTACAAGAATGCGCGATAGTTCAGGTTGGACGTGTCAACGGGCGTGAATTTGAATGCGAAAGATGCATCTACCCCCTTGGGGACGttaagaggaagagaagtgcgGTAGAAGCGGATGGTAGCGCCGGTGAAGCCTTGCGCCGGGGAAGTTAATGGACTGGACCAGTTGGAATCGTCAAAGTCCGGGAGGTGCCAGCCTAGACGTTCGGCGGAGAGACCGCCTTCGTTGTAGTGAGTGCGGAGAGGGTCGAGGGTGCTGCGGCTGGGATCGAAGCCGCCTGCTGTTCCGGCTAATTTCCAGAGGTTGAACTTGGGGGTAGTGCTGGAGTTGGAGCTCAAAAGGGTGGCGTTGAGGATTCCGCGTGGATTGAGGGCTGCGGAAAGTTGATCATGGCCTGTGTCGTCGTGCATTACGAGGAGGACGTTGGTTTGGTTGGTGAAGATGGGTACGTTGGCAAAGGAGAGGGTGGCGTTGCTGGCGGCCACTGTTGGGTTACCAGTGTAAGAACCCAGGAACTTGCCGTTAAGAAAGGCAGACCAGCTGTGAGCGGTCCCTCCTTGGATGGTGAGGTAAACACCTGTGGCTCCAAACTCGCCAGAAAAATGACCGCGCCAAAGTCTGATACCTGTGTGGAAGCCATACTCGTCAGAGAAGAGGTAAGGCACGGTACCTTTGGTGGCGCTATATGTTGTGGTGTGGTTGGCGATAACCCAAGCGGGACCGTCATCAGAGTAACCCACGGCCGTTTCAGGAAGGCTGTCTTGAGACTTCCATGATGCAAACTTGGGGGCAGAGAATCTCGCCGGAGCCTGGAGGGATGCCTTGAGTGTGCCATAGTTGGTTTGCGTGGTCCGGAGTTGCTTGCCGTTCCACTTGATGGTTGAGACATGGCTAGATGTGAACACCTCAATACCAGTTGTATCGTTGCAGTCTCCTTTGACAGAGATGGTGTTCCCTTGCACGCTCGCTGAGCGAACAAGGCGTGGCCCGACGACAATGGCTTTGCTTTGTTAGAAACTGTCATACCCAAACGAGGAATTGTGAACTCACCAGTCTTATCCACAGGCACCTTTGGATCCTTGGTCAAAGCAGGAACCCAAGTTTTGTACGCAGTATCACGATCAACAAGCACAACCCTGACATCATTATCAAACTCCAACACAGTTGCACCCTCACGCTGGGTAAACCCAACCACCACACCATCATCCTGCCCATCGAAGACAGCCGTCTGACCTTTGCTGCTGGAAGTTAGCGTACCCTTCTTGGCGCCTTTGAGATAGAACTCCCCGGAGATACCAATGGGAGTCCATAAAACCAGCGTTGTCTTTTGGTTAATGACACTGTACGTCAAGACCTCTGTTGTTGCGTAGAAAAGCGTATGCTTGCCGAAGTGGAAGTCGGCAACGAAGATTTTGCCCTCGTGACCAACGAGCTTGGGGCACGGTGCAATTCTCGGAACGTAAAAGCTTCCCAGGCTGGTCGTCACGTTGATGGCGAAGGTCTCGGTAGAGTCAGAAGACGTGGTAGCATGACGAAGAACATAGAATCGAGCACCAGTCTTGGGGTTTTTGAGCTCAGTGGTGAAGATgtttgtgttgttggtgtagTTAGTACCGGTACCAACACGGTCCGTATAGGCAAGCTCATCAGCAG is a genomic window containing:
- the gh35-2 gene encoding beta-galactosidase; its protein translation is MRFANKGFESFAYALLLLSSGRQYVLGASDTPSAWPIQGNDLQDQIQWDHYSIIINGERLFLFGGEMHPFRLPVPELWQDVLEKVKAMGMRMISIYTHWGFHAPTPDQTDFSTGAHNLTRFFEMAKEVGLYVLVRPGPYINGELNAGGLALWSTTGSYGELRSNGSAFTEAWTPYQTGIAKLVKPFQLTDGGTVIMYQLENEYGEQWKNVDAKIPNPKAVSYMEKLKENAIENGIVVPSVHNAPNANGRPWSRDYDTVGAGGDVDIYGLDSYPQCWSCVTEECGNNILPFAVSNYHDHFQLVSPNQPSFMPEFQGGAMSPWLSPAGGCAERTGPEFVNFYYRDNIAQRITILNLYMIYGGTNWGWLAAPFLGSSYDYGAAISEDRNIGSKYYEIKNLGLFTRAADELAYTDRVGTGTNYTNNTNIFTTELKNPKTGARFYVLRHATTSSDSTETFAINVTTSLGSFYVPRIAPCPKLVGHEGKIFVADFHFGKHTLFYATTEVLTYSVINQKTTLVLWTPIGISGEFYLKGAKKGTLTSSSKGQTAVFDGQDDGVVVGFTQREGATVLEFDNDVRVVLVDRDTAYKTWVPALTKDPKVPVDKTAIVVGPRLVRSASVQGNTISVKGDCNDTTGIEVFTSSHVSTIKWNGKQLRTTQTNYGTLKASLQAPARFSAPKFASWKSQDSLPETAVGYSDDGPAWVIANHTTTYSATKGTVPYLFSDEYGFHTGIRLWRGHFSGEFGATGVYLTIQGGTAHSWSAFLNGKFLGSYTGNPTVAASNATLSFANVPIFTNQTNVLLVMHDDTGHDQLSAALNPRGILNATLLSSNSSTTPKFNLWKLAGTAGGFDPSRSTLDPLRTHYNEGGLSAERLGWHLPDFDDSNWSSPLTSPAQGFTGATIRFYRTSLPLNVPKGVDASFAFKFTPVDTSNLNYRAFLYVNGYQYGRYYPSIASENVFPVPAGVLNLGGDNVIGLAVWAQTEKGAKVDVELVTRYAVESSFESRFDGTYLQPGWTKERLDYA
- a CDS encoding purine transporter; translated protein: MVGTTGVRLSDNPDEIPDTPRRSIFRRGFAYATEAINGGVDSVNRKVSSTYVGRFFRLRGSGHAEEIRDANFCTEIRAGLITFSAMLYVLAANPAVIASSGYECSCRGEDKGRPNCGQDYQACIEELRRDMVAVTAAVSAMSCILFGLMTNMPVAVAPGMGLNSYFAYQVIGIRGSGLLPWRSALTAVFLEGWIFIILSLTGLRHWLVRIIPSTMKVAGVCGIGLFLALTGLANNTGLGLITSGDVVPISLADCSNPDQQGQCSGVSAIADPKLWLGILGGGILPTVLMGFNNKYSIGIGVLFVTLMSIPRSTSVTFFPYNSVGQNKWDYFSSMVGVRKTGFDMSQLRFDFGPHQGNFVVALLTMLYVDMIDCTATLQGLARYTYRLQGPDPDFPGSTIAYCTNAFCISMGALLGSSPVTVFVESGAGAQSGGRTGIAAIVTGLCFLAAVFFAPFFSGIPPWATGPALILIGFLMVRQIYSINWNYAGDAIPSFVTIMFIPFSYSVAYGLIAGLFTYIIVNGLIWIISTLTGVEPHDYHLKQYWTINPVGRKPWIYRAYKYIMAKLQTNRDQVTEEVAVQEFEMMERRTSHPRSAVASASTMDDKHSRTAE